Proteins encoded by one window of Rutidosis leptorrhynchoides isolate AG116_Rl617_1_P2 chromosome 7, CSIRO_AGI_Rlap_v1, whole genome shotgun sequence:
- the LOC139858175 gene encoding uncharacterized protein: MADTLKSADDDDTSSQQIVQQLRTPDTPSNCSNLIEDDENDLVNVDDELLPYTFNIDPLSPLNSSFFVPSSSFSNPNHHQVNSNSCSCCSSQPESESDYPDISTDCLYGNDEEYDQMDFVTDLFGSRDEIEPVGTSDHVHEDNDDDDDYVASNIEELGLGLRVTGIDSDSDTEELGQVDDGNDNGNRTTDLNLEHFWECPSFDTDRIADEREGRSSSVIDRIEEISVSSEISSEGDAAVGTLEWEILLAVNNLERDLELETDGSGEGFVYTPEFDTLIGRFVETVRALRGSPPAAKSVVDNLPLVALKKGDFEEDEDSVICAVCKDELLMNENVTQLPCRHHYHGECIVPWLSIRNTCPVCRFELPTDDVDYERSKNRVNDDELRVGYGFEL; this comes from the coding sequence ATGGCAGATACATTAAAATCagctgatgatgatgatacatcATCGCAACAAATTGTACAACAATTACGAACCCCAGATACTCCTTCCAACTGTTCTAATTTAATCGAAGACGATGAAAATGATCTTGTAAATGTAGACGATGAACTCTTACCGTACACTTTCAATATCGATCCCTTATCTCCATTAAATTCATCGTTTTTCGTTCCTTCATCATCGTTTTCTAATCCTAATCACCACCAGGTAAACTCGAATTCATGCTCTTGTTGCTCATCTCAACCCGAATCAGAATCGGATTATCCAGATATCTCAACTGATTGTCTGTACGGTAATGATGAAGAATACGATCAGATGGATTTCGTTACCGATTTATTCGGTTCTCGTGATGAAATCGAACCTGTAGGAACTAGTGATCATGTTCACgaagataacgatgatgatgatgactatgTTGCTAGTAATATTGAGGAGCTAGGGTTAGGGTTACGAGTTACTGGAATCGATTCGGATTCTGATACAGAAGAATTAGGTCAAGTTGATGATGGAAATGATAACGGAAATCGAACTACTGATTTAAATTTGGAACATTTTTGGGAGTGTCCATCTTTTGATACTGATAGGATTGCTGATGAACGCGAAGGTCGATCGAGCTCCGTGATCGATAGGATCGAAGAAATTTCCGTTTCGTCTGAAATTTCATCCGAAGGAGATGCTGCTGTTGGAACTTTGGAATGGGAGATTCTTTTAGCTGTTAATAATTTGGAACGAGATCTCGAGTTGGAAACTGATGGAAGTGGTGAAGGATTTGTATACACACCTGAATTCGATACTTTGATTGGGCGATTTGTGGAAACTGTTCGAGCTTTGAGAGGTAGTCCTCCTGCTGCGAAATCTGTAGTTGATAATCTTCCGTTAGTTGCGTTGAAGAAGGGAgattttgaagaagatgaagatagtGTAATCTGTGCAGTTTGTAAAGATGAACTTTTAATGAATGAGAATGTTACACAGCTTCCTTGTAGACACCATTATCATGGTGAGTGTATTGTGCCATGGTTAAGTATACGTAATACGTGTCCCGTTTGTAGGTTTGAGTTGCCTACAGATGATGTTGATTATGAGAGAAGCAAGAACAGGGTGAATGATGATGAGTTGCGAGTCGGGTATGGTTTTGAACTTTGA